ACTGTTATGTCGCTTACATCATACATCAGCACAAAAGGTAACTCCCAATTAGGAGCTAGCAGGATAGGGGCTTCAAtcagcttcttcttcaagagttcaaatgCCTGTAAACATTCatcatcaaaaacaaattttacCTCTTTTTTGAGCAAACCACACATTGGTTTGGCTATCTTCGAAAAATCTTTGATAAAATACCGATAGAATCTGGTATGGCCTAAAAAACTGCAAACTCATTTTACTGAGACTGGTGGTGGGAGTTTCTCAATcactttaattttttctttgtcCACTTCCAACCCATCTTTTGACACTTTATGTCCCAACACAATACCCTCTTTTATCGAGAAATAACATTTCTCCCAGTTTAGGACAAGGTTTGTTTCTTCACACCTTGTGAGTATTTCTCCAATTTTTTCAAACATAGATCAAAAGATCTCCAAAAACTGAAAAGTCATCCATGAAAACCTCTACGAactcttccaccatatcatgaaatattgtAATCATGCACCTCTGAAAAGTGGCAGGAGCATTACAAAGACAAAATGGCATACGTTTGAATGCGTACGTCCCGTAAGGACATGCGAATGTTGTCTTTTGTTGATCCTCTGGTGCAATATGATTTTATTGTAACCTGAATACCCGTCTAAGAAACAGTAGTATTCTTGGGCTGCTAACCTATCAAGCATTTGGTCAATGAATGGCACAGAGTAGTGATATTTTCTTGTtgaatcattcaaatttctgtaGTCCATGCATATATGCCAATCAATCATTGTTCTTGTGGGGATTAACTCATTTATTTCATTGGTTATCACAATCATTCCCCCTTCTTCGGTACACACTGAACTGGGCTTACCCACTTACTATCAAAAATTGGGTATATTATGCTTATATCTAGacacttaattatctctttcttcacaACTTCTTTCATGATAGGGTTCAACCGGCATTGTGGTTGTGCACTAGCCTTATGTTCTTCTTCCATGAAAATTCTGTGCATGCATAAAGCAGGGCTAATGCCGTGAAGATCAGCCATTTACCATCCTATTGCCTTTTTGTGTCTCTTTAGTACCTCAAGTGCTGCCGTGACCTATACCTCAGACAAACAGGATGAAAGAATTACCAGTAAGGTATTATTTACTCCAAGAAAAACATACCTGAGATGTGCTAGTAATTGTTTCAAGTCCAATATAGGGGCTTTCTTTAGAGAAGTCTTTGGTGAGTGCCCCAATTCTCTGTTCAAAggttccatatttttcttccacATGCTGACATTTGGCATGTCAAGCATAATAGCTAACTCTTTAGCATCCATGTCCTCTTCAATATCTTAGCCCATCACAACTTTTCCCAACAGATCATTTGCTACAGTGAATTGAGATAAGACTTCATCATCTATTATGGTTATAGCAGACAGCTTTTCATAGATTCCAGGTAACTTCAGTGCATAATATACATCGAACACTTCCACTTTGTCATGTGCTCTCATAGTCAATCTACCTGCAGCTACATCAATAAGTTCCCCTTCTGTTGCCAAGAATGGGCGTCCCAAGATAAAAGGAACATCGAAGTCAGGCTCAAAATCTAAAACAACAAAGTCGACATGGAAAATGAGGGATcctacttataccaaaacatctTCAATGATACCGTCAGGTCTATCTACAGAACGATCAACTAACTGTAGCAAAATAGTGGTTGCTTTAAGTTCTACTAAGTCTAAATTCTTAAGCATGGATCTAGGAATCAAGTTAATACTAGCACCTAGATCATAGAGACCTCTGGCATTACTATATTTACCAAAGGTTACCTGTACTGTGAAACTAACTGGATCTTTTAGTTTAGCTAGAAGCTTACTTTTGTTtaagattcttgaactacactcttcagtGAGTGCCACTGTTGCAAATTCAGCTAACTTGCTCTTATTGGCCACAATATCCTTGACGAATTTAGCATACTTTGGGATTCCctttaaaacatcaatcaaaggcAAATTAATTTGCACCTGTTTCAACAAATCTATAAACTTCGCAAAACactcctcttctttcttctttttaaacttttatggaaaaagagaaagaggTTTTGTCTTTAGTTCCTCAATTTCTTTTGTACCGCTGGGTTCACCTTCTTCTCTAACTTGTTCCTTGCCTCTTACTTCTGCCAGTTTGTATTTGGGAGCCAATTTAGTGAGTGGGAGACCATTGCGGGTACTCACAGTATGTACCTGTTTGGGGTTTGGGTCAGTGTTACCTGGTAAACCCCCTTGCTGGTGAGAACTTTGTGCACTTGCCAATTGGCCAAGCTATTTTTCTAACTGTTGGGTAGCTAACTGATTCGGTAGAACATCTGCAGCTAGCTTAGCCTGGTCTGTCATGATTTGTTTCAACATATCTTCTATACTCATGCTTCCTGATTTTCCTGGTCCTTGAATACCTTGACTTTGGTTATTGTATTATTGACCATGATTGTTGTATTGTTTTCCATCTGTCTGTGGTCTGTATTGAGTCCGCCCTTACTGTTGATTTTGCTGATTTTCACCCCATGATTAGTTAggatggtttctccaatttgggttATATGTGTTTCCATAGTTTTGATTTTCACCATTCCTAGGTACATTACCCACAAAATTTACTGACTCTGGATTTACTCCACAGTTTTTAGCCACATGTTCACTACTTCCACATACCTCATACCATATATGTTATTGCTGAACTATTTCTATCGATGCTTGTTGTTGTCCTTTTGCTAAAGTGTTGAAATGCATtgtcatcatattttgcattgctGCAATTTGTGTTTCAACGCAATTACTGCATCAATCTACAACATACCTTCTTGCTTTTGCACAATTGGACGGGCATTTCCTCCATTCCATTCCAGGTTTCCTTGAGATATGCGATTTAGCAATGTATATAGCTTATCATATGTTTTCTCCAAGACTTGTCCACCTGCAGTaaaatcaagaagaatttttgTGTTGGGTTCCAAACTTTCAATAAAAGTATGGACTAGCACCTCATTAGCTTGATAATGATGAGGGCAACTAATGAGTAATGATTTAAATCTGTCCCATTATTGGTACAAATTCTCTCCATAATTTTgcttgaaactcaaaatttcagcTCTGATAAGACATTTGTGGGCCAAATCATTCCATGAAGTGATTGAGTTTGGTGGCTCTGACTTCAACCACCTCTTGTCTTCCCCTAACAAAGAGAATGGAAACAATGCTAACCTCACATAGTCAGGAGAGACCTCAATAGGCGTATATATGTCGCTAATCTCCAAGAAGTTCTGAATGTGGACTTGGTGATCTTCATGTGGTAAACCTGTAAACTGACTATTAGAATGAAATAATTGTACCATGTTCTGTTTTAGTTCGAACCTTCCTCCAGCTGGAGGTTTTTGGATGCTAGAAGTGACATTTGCTATGAGTGGAACTGCCACATCACGCACTGTCCTGGCTACCATCTCCACAGGTATCTCCTCTGGCAAGACCTCTTCTTCTAAATCATGATTATCCGCCAAATTTAGTTTATGTATTAGGTTTTGTGAAGTTGTTATTCGCCTTTTTCGCTGAAAGTATCATTCAGGCTTGGATAATGGATCTACAAGTTTCTTGTCTTTGTCCAGTGTAATGTTTGAATTATCTGCAAAAAATCACAGCTAAGACCAAGTTGTTAAAGCTAGAACAATCAGTATAGAATTTTTTGAGAAAAGTGCCTAATTCCTAAGGTCCCCGGCAATGGCGCCAAAAACTTATTGTGGCTACAattgcacacgcaagtgtaaGTAGTCTCTCAAGTAGTAAAGTAGCTCTTTCAAGCTAGATATCGAACCCACGGGGACCTTGATAAGGCAAACAATTTCTTTCAAATGACTATAATGATTATAATTATGCGATGGATTTAAGATGATTTGTTAATAGCTTTAGAAGTAGGAAAGTCTTCTACAAATGAAAACAATGTAGTAGTTACGTCTATTAATCAGATTTTTAGAAATTCCAGGTCTATAGCATAATGTGAAGTCAAGCCTACTATTATTTAATCTCAGTTTCCGATGGGCTATTTAATCACTGATCAAAAAGGGCTAATAATCCAATTATGGTCTCCCAACCTATAATTGCCTATCTTCATTGtcaacctaactacatcattgagcggggaTAGGCATGGAATAATAAAGACACATTTAActatcatcctttatcataaccaaatgcggtatataggtatgtgtcacaagCATCCTATATACTAATCATCCTAAAATATATTAGTATGAACACATTCCTTCCATTCTTTGTTCTATCTACTTGTCCTCTTCCAATTTCAAGATAGACAACACACATATCTTAATGTTGgccaaacatcaaaatcataaccATAAGAATGAAAGagtaattaaaatcaataacatatctTCAACCAAGTTCAAATACTATTAAACCATGACTTCGTAGCTATAGCCCCAGAATTTGggtgtttagctactcatattcaAATAACAACACCAAGTAATTAAATTCATACAAATTAAGAAAtacaacaaaagaagaaaaaggaaccTAAGATGTTTTTGTTCTTCTCTTCTTGCTTcctatttcttctcttcttttcagCCTCCAAAATGTAGCCTCCTTTTCTTGCCCTAGCACAAAACTATTTAAAGTGATTCCTACCTTTAAATTATTGATGGGCAAAATAGTAAATAATTGAAAAGTTGATGCCGCTGCAGTGGGGCATctcgccactatcgcgcccaaAATACGCCTATGTAGTTTTGCACTTGGAGCTGCAAtggggcatcgcgccactatcgcgcccaaAATATGCCTCCATAGTTTTGCACTtggcatggtgtgccattataaTCTATGCAGGGTTTGGCACTATAGtggggcatcgcgccactatcgtaCCCAGAATATGCCTTTATAGTTTTGcacttggcgcgacgcgccgcTAAAATCCTTGCAGGGATTGGCGCTATAGTGGGGCTTGGCACCACTATAGAGCCCAGTACATTCCTTTGCTTAAGCTCTCCAAATTCCTGTATATACTTGAACATATACCTTAGTGCACACTTGATTGATATTCCATTCAAAACACATAATTTAGCTCCAATATCTTCTCAAAATGCCTACCAAAGGATGGCCAAACATGCTACATGGGCTCATAAATGTGCCCAAGATCAGTATGGACGTCATCATATCGATCAGCAAGACTCTACAAGACATTGCTCTTGTACTTGTGAGACcgatgaacctagggctctgatacaaattgtcatgacccaaattcaCAATTCGTGATGGAACCTATGTTCCCAATAAATAGGTAAGCCAATTAAAACATTCTCATTAATtcagtaaaataaaaaaggtaagGAGACATGCGACAAGTGGATTATTCAACACACTAAATCTGTCATAAATATGAAATGCGGAAAGCTAAAATACAACCCAAGatttggtgtcataagtataagagCTTCTAAAATAGaattcaaatatgaaactaAAATGACCAGTTTAGACTTAATAAAGATCCTGtatgaatattaaaataatagaataaaTGAAAGATAGAGGAAGGTGTGGGCCGCAGAACAACCAATAAGCTTACCACAACTCCAAGATAATCCAAGCACGGACTCAAAAATCTTCATAAGATGCACTCGTATTCGAAATCAAATCTGCAACACAAAAGAGTGCaacaagtgtagtatgagtacgaaACAATGTGTACCCGATATGTTTCATTGGACAACAACGATGAAGTAGTAACACGAGTATATATAAAATTCTTCCTCAAATTTTATAATTCAACATTATACTTATCAATCAAGTCTCACAAAAATAGGGGTAATCAAAcgtcataaaatatttaacacATAATCAAGTGAAAATGAAGAAGACAATGAGATGCAATGCAACACCATGAGATGATATGCCTCGAACACCAAGTAACACAATcgtatatacacaatacttctcgGAATATACTTCGAGAGTTTGTAACCCATAGGGGACTTGTGAGGCCCATATACCGACACAGATAATCTCCACGTGTCTGTGCAGACGATCTCAATGCACTATCATAAAATCAACCATCCCCAGCACAAACGATCTCCACGTGCCCAACTTATAACCATAAAATGCTCTTTCACAAACGATTTTCCTTTTGTCAAACCTTTACTCATACTCAATCTCATGTCAATGCATGTGCACAATATAATTTTGACCACATAGGGGATGATGATGCAtctcaataaatcaaatatcatTATGACATGTAATCACCTCAACTATCACAATTATACGGGTTCAAATAAGAAGCATAATCACGCAAAAGAAATCAATCAATAATACATCAGCTAATGCCCATATGCTTTGTCATTTCTCAAATTACAATCCTTCATTCTATAGTAATAAACTTTCCTTTATAACATTGGTACTCGTATCAATGCCCGTCACACCATTAATACGATATCCCCATCTTTCTCCCTTATCCGTTatctatttcaatttttaatctttaatcAAAAAAATGTCCTTCAACGAAGtctaaaagtcttaacatacTTCGAATGCCGAACACGTGCCACCCCAAATCCATAAACTCACCCCAAATCTATAATTACTAAGTTTCAAGCCTAGTGTTAAGTGTAAATCTTTCCAATACCATAAATAtgatggtattcatataataaagtACACCTAACATTAAATTTCCtatcttaatatatcaaaattaaatcataatatgataataataagaataatacaCCAAATTACGAACTCTTCATAGAATCACAATCTAATAACCTCACATTCCTACGCCCTATATCCCTGtataaattctaaatcctaTTCATTATCCCTTCATATCACATCACATTAATTTCCCATTATAAAAAGTACACAAAATGAAAGCTTACGTATACCAGAAGTCATTCCAATTCCCAAAGAAAaacttttcttccttttttcttttcaaccGAATGATGACAACTTTAATTctgttttttttaatctttctaccatacattaataaaaataatatcctATGTTCCTATATAAAATTTTCACGAAATCTTACCTATTCACTcgactttctctttttttttgcttcCGCCGTAGTGAGTCAAAGAATATCGCACATCCTTTTTTTTCTTGCTTCGTTTACTTTACagattataaaattattactcATATTTTATCCAACCTAATTATATGGACTTAAGGAGTAATGGGTATGACCCACTTCTAATTTAACAATAATTATTGTCtatcattaataaataaattattaaaataataaatcaccacataaattaattatttaaaagaatACCCTTCAACTAAATAATGATAGTTTAACGGATAgttcaaaattcttatttaaaattttacggaAAGAGTCAAAATAATTTCAGTGCttaaaacgacctaatgggtcattacgcTCACATTAAAAGACTTCCTTAAACTGCgaaagaatctaaaagaaagatatgaccacctgaagttggtcatccttccacagaCACGTAATGATTGActcaatttaaaattaatgaattttaaaaatataactgaatataattctacCTTGTTTACAATTATagcacagttaaatttatgcggagaagaaattactgagcaagacaaacttgaaaaaacatacttcaTATTTCCATCCACGAATATGCTCTTGCAGCAATATCGCAAAaaggatttttaaaaatattatgaattactttctcaccttcttattgctgaacatCACAACgaactgttaatgaaaaattatgatagtcggCTCATTGATTCTTTGCCAATTTCTTAGGTGAATCAGacaaactataaccaacgaAAAAGAGGTCATGACCCTAGTCGTAGTTGTGGTCATGGTTGAACAAGAACTTATAATTATGATGCTCGTCTAGCACCGATAAAtgatcaataatataaaaagaagagtgaaaagcaagaagttataccaaaaaaaaacttaGAAAGTATATgtctgtaacatcccctaaaaatattgtatacgatgtttcaatttttgcctaaacatgatataatcTTTGTATTTTGGTCATACCGTTTCATAGGAATAgacaaattgagtgattcaaatttctgagtaaccacacgatcattacctacaacatttatgaagaccatattttaagattcggaggttaagtaggtcaaataaattaatctttgtaaggtaggatgctgtgacagaaatgagtatttatagaagaaaaatcatatctctctgtaggtttatccacattggttgattcttgaacgatatgaaactagacttccatatctacaattcttatgaagacaccaaattctaataaggaatttatcttattcaaacgcagctcccaaaaagagtattctgtcaaaaataacttaattcacctaccatagaaagatctagatacatttgacatcactaatgacataaattgtcctccatttaacatcatccatgacatcaatatattccactaaattttcagattttttttataattattttatttattgttaggtccctctttcccacctataaataccaccttatttcctcattttatttatcaagctttctcaagcaaatcttctctctatacacttctttacacattctcaaatatagttttagttcttagtagtgaagaaatactattccggtgattcatatactccgggtagtacacaaaacgttccggcgaggagagaagctaggactcaagagtgttcattaagtctttcggtaccaactaaagcttcggtttccaggtatgtaaggtttcaatgagagtattccttccactctcatgtctaaattattttgattatatgataaattatgtttattttctttaagctttactctaagttatgtaggtgtttatccatgggttcttccagccatgtagtccaaaaactctttcaattaaatatcttgatttcaagtaatattttcttatgttaattcttaattttacttaatagtatgtgttgacacccaattttgaccatccataACTAATTTTCGAATTGCTATCTAAAAAGATaggtattttttcaaaattatttctttattaattaaataagtttacatttagtttaataaataaatcgcatattttgatattcataatttataatattatgctatttattaatattactactattatttttattatttttataataagcttAATACGTTTAAATATTCTTACGTATCTGTttagtatatatgtgtgtattttgTTTACATAAAGAATATTTattaactaagtttattttataattgacttattcatattaacatGCGTAAattatatatctattttaatacgtcttgtaTACATGTGcacataaatttattatttaattaaatttattatatattttagttaactatattaattatacatctattttagtatatGTTATATGCATACGTgcgtcatatatatacatatatacacatatctgCGTGGCGTACACATAAGTAGTTGCTTTATATATAAATACGGCTCCTTGAATAAATTTGtgttttacttattcaatatatatattatgattattagtCAATTAGCAAtctattcaatttttctccatttaATTTAAAGCATAGTCATTTTATTCAatccattttaattttaatctatactatataactatttttaaatcttaAATCCATCTTTCAATCACAACCATCCATCTCACCTTTATCAATATCAAGATTTAATCTCAACTGCTCATCTCAATCAATGAACGGCTAGGATTACAACTACACTATCAAAATACCCAAACCCTAACCTAAACCAAAGGTTTTTTTGGTCTTGCCTCTTttggtcatcttctccaaagagGAGAAGAAGACATAGCCGCCGCCTCCCTCTCAAAAATTCCTCTCCCTCAAGAAACCACCGCCGCAGCCCCTCTCCCTATTTCCTCTCCGTCGATGACCTTCGCTCTTCCTCTCCTCATCGACGAGCAACAAACAGGAGCAGCAGCTCCGACCCTCCAACTACAAGAACGAGCAGCAGCTCGACAACAACATCAGCGCCGCCAGAAGCAGCAGCTCGCCGCCAGCAGCAGCAGCTTGCCGCCAGCAGCAGCAGCTCGCCGCCAGCAGCAGCAGCTCGCCACCAGCAGCGCCGACAACAAGCTGCAAACCAGCCGCCTCTAACAAGCTTCACGGACAGCAGCTCCTCAGTGACGCAGCAACCTCCTTCTCCGACGACGCGCAACGACGGTGAGTTACAACAACAAACTACAACACGTAGCAGTCGAAACAGGTCTTGATGGATCCATTTTGATACgtttttattttgattcttatTACTATGTATATTGTTCATGTTCTTCTTTATGATTTATTGTGCATATGTTGGGTTGATTATATTTTGCATTTGATGTTCTTGATAAGTTTCGAAGATTTAGATCTTCCCACAGTATATTTTGCATATGTTCATGTTCTTCTTTATGATTTATTGTGCATATGTTGGGTGGATTATATTTTGCATTTGATGTTCTTGATAAGTTTCGAAGATTTAGATCTTCCCACAGTATATTTTGCATATGTTCATGttctttttttatgatttattgtgCATATGTTGGGTTGATTATATTTTGCATTTGATGTTCTTGATAAGTTTCGAAGATTTAGATCTTCCCACAGTATATTTTGCATATGTTCATGTtcttttttatgatttattgtgCATATGTTGGTTTGATTATATTTTGCGTTTGATGTTCTTGATAAGTTTCGAAGATTTAGATCTTCCCACATTAGACTCCGtttacaaatatttatttttaaaacaaatattgGGCTGATTGTCTATTTCACATGATTTGTTAAACTTGAGATTCAAAGTTGTTTGTTCATTCCTAATCAATTAAGATTACAAAGCGTACCTATGTTGCTCTTATTcttgttcttgtttttgttcttgttcatgttcttacattttaattatgcgCAAAAATGTAGATTGTTTTtagatgattatttttttttagtcgATTAAAATTATTAGACATGTTTGTGTTGTTTCTGTCCATGTTTATATTCTTATATTTGATTATGGACAAGTATAGTTGATGATTTTTTATGGTAAGGTTGTTATCATTTGCCATTGTTTAAATGCATATTCGTTAATTTGGAGGTCAATTTAATAGCTTGATGATTTGCTTTctgaattttgatgattttttatgGTAAGGTTGTTATCATTTGCCATTGTTTAAATGCATATTCGTTAATTTGGAGGTCAATTTAATAGCTTGATGATTTGCTTTCTGAATTTTGGAAGAAGGTTTAATGTTTTACTGATTGTgacataatttattaattgaaataattatagtaattaatatttttttttttaaaaaagatttgcTAATATGCTATGATCATTTTTTATactttatcataattaattttgtccCTTCATGATTTGAGATAAAGTAGTaccccactactttaaataaagttattcctttttaacttttttaaagcatcttttaaaaaaaagattagtccttttaacttttttaaagCATCTTTTAAAAGATTTTAGAGACAAATCTTGAAAAGTGGTTTGTTTTTGTCTAACTTAGTgaaaatttttgaattaaagagaTTTGGCCAGTTGTCTCTCTTAGGGGGAGATGGTCTTTTACCCATCTATATAAAGACAGAGATTACACACACAGAAGATGGACCAGAGGAAGGAGAAAgctaagaaagaaagaaaatatttttacttgatAGAAAAATCTCAAACGAAAAAAAAAGAGGGAGTTTCTTGCATACTTTAACACCACTTCTAGTATTTAGCATTGGGTTTTCAGATTCCTATTTACTTGTTCCTCTAACCAAAGTACCCAGGTTAGTTACAACTTCCTTTATATGTTTGGTTTAATATTTTACCTTGTTTGTTTGTCTTGTTgagatataattattattacgATGTGTTCTTTGTTATTCGTATACTACTTTGTATCTTCTTCATAGTTTAGCAGGATTGGAAGTTCAAAGTTTGAGACAAGAAGAATTCGCTTGGGTCGGAGAAGCTACTACATTTTACATCTTTgtctattcatattatttttatttatttatttacttctGTCTAAAAATGTAATAGTTTGTAAATAGTACATAATGAAATTACTTGGGGAACTATTTAAGAGGGGGAGGGTTTATGTGCTACATGTTTTACTATCTGTATCTACTTGTTAGATTTGTTGATAAAATAGTTGTTTATCTATCTCACCTTAAGCATGTTAGGCTAATTAATTAACCATTAACATGCGTGTCAaagtatttaaatttgaatttttaaatatcCGTAGTCATTTCAATATGTTTGTATGTATCTAATTTTGACTTCTTGGAACATCTTCGTATTGTAGATTTAATAAGTTGCATTTGCCTTAGTGATTTTAAATTGTCATAATGTTATAAAATGCTTATTCAAGAATTAAATTGGTATTATAACTTGTCTTTTAGATATCATATCTATAGGTGTCTTTGATTAATTTTCAACATGTAAACTTGCATAGCTACATGTCCATTTTAACgataaaatattacttttatcaTGCCTATAGAAACTATATAAACCCCAGCAAGTCAAATATTTGATATCATATTCAAAGatcatattaatatttttagcatgTTATCCGGTAATAATGAATGTTTTTATGATGTTATTTTAATGTAGAAAACCATGCCTACAAAATCTAACAAGTCTTGACCCAATTATTCTAGTTAGAAATCGTGCCTATAGGATTCTATAAATATTTCTCATTATGTCAAATGCTTAAATATTATAGACCCTTGTCAATTTATTTTTAGCATGCAAATTAA
The genomic region above belongs to Solanum dulcamara chromosome 5, daSolDulc1.2, whole genome shotgun sequence and contains:
- the LOC129890651 gene encoding uncharacterized protein LOC129890651, with translation MVARTVRDVAVPLIANVTSSIQKPPAGGRFELKQNMVQLFHSNSQFTGLPHEDHQVHIQNFLEISDIYTPIEVSPDYVRKPGMEWRKCPSNCAKARSNAKYDDNAFQHFSKRTTTSIDRNSSAITYMVQINLPLIDVLKGIPKYAKFVKDIVANKSKLAEFATVALTEECSSRILNKSKLLAKLKDPVSFTVQVTFGKYSNARGLYDLGASINLIPRSMLKNLDLVELKATTILLQLVDRSVDRPDDFEPDFDVPFILGRPFLATEGELIDVAAGRLTMRAHDKVEVFDVYYALKLPGIYEKLSAITIIDDEVLSQFTVANDLLGKVVMG